Within Anopheles ziemanni chromosome 2, idAnoZiCoDA_A2_x.2, whole genome shotgun sequence, the genomic segment TTCTGCCGCACGTGCAACGTGCCGGTGTGCAAGGACTGCATGCTGCTGGAGCATCCGAGCGGTGTGCACGAGTGCGAGCACAACAGCGATACCACGCCGAAGCAGATCGAGTCGCTGCTGCACACGGTCTCGGAGGTGCGGGCGAAGGCGCAGGAGCTGCGCTCGCTGATCAAGAACGTCGAGCACAGCAGCCAGCGCATCCAGCTGCAGTACCACAAGGCGCAGAACGAGATCAACGATACGCACCAGTTCTACCGGTCGATGGTGGACGAGCGCAAGGCCGAGCTGCAGAAGGAGCTGGAGAGCTTCTACAACGCGAAGTCGATGTCGCAGTCGGTGCTGCTGAACCGCAGCCAGGACCAGGTCGACAAGGTGCTGCAGAGCTGCGAGTTCGTCGAGCGGCTGACCAAGTGTGCCGGCCTGTCCGAGCTGAACATGCTGCGCAAGTTTCTCGAGAACAAACGGCTACTGTTTCCGGCCATCAGCAACGATCTGCAGGCATCGTACGAGCTCGAGTTCGTCTCGAACTATCAGGCGATCCAGATCGGCGTGCGCAACACGTACGGCTACATCCGGGCGAACTCAGACCTCAcgagcaccaccaccaagcaGCCACCGATCGCACGTCCCACATCCACCACGAACGGCGGGGGAGGTTCGCTGATTGGAGGCAATCGGAGCTCCAGTCCGTCCAACAGCAGCACCGGCAGCTTGAACCTGttgcaccatcaccatcactcGAACGGTGGCGGTTCGAATCTGTTGATGAACGGCGGTGGCCCACACCTGCTCGACCACCATCAGGTGCCACAGAACGCgcaccaacaacagcaccagcagcatcaacagcagcatcagcatcagcagcagcaacagcaccaccagcaacaccagcagcagcaacaacatcagcGTTCGTACGGCGGCGCTGGTTCAGCTGTGAACGGCCACAGTAACAACGGCGTTGGCCTGTCGACATCGCCCCTCAGCCTGGTCAATGGACTCGGGGGCGCCTTCGATACGACCAGCACCATCATCTCCAAGCGCTTCAACAGCGCCAATAGTCTCGGCCCGTTCGTCGGAGACGCGGGCCCGCTTGGGCAACCGATCGGCAATCCGTACGAGAAGTGGAGCAACGGAGGCACCGGCACCGATCTGTTCAACAACCTCGCCGACCAGTACACGATCCCGCTGAACCCGATCGGTGGAGGCggaggtggtggcggcggaggcggtggtggcggtggtggtggaggaggcggTGGCAGCGGACAGCAGGACTCGTCGACGGCGGCGGCCATGATCGATCTGTCGGCGAAGCTCATGTCGACCACGATGTTCCCGCCGAAGAGCCAGATCAAGCGGCAGAAGATGATCTACCACTGCAAGTTCGGTGAGTTCGGCGTGATGGAGGGTCAGTTCACGGAGCCGAGCGGGGTGGCAGTGAACGCCCAAAACGACATCATCGTCGCGGATACCAATAACCACCGGATACAGATCTTCGACAAGGAGGGCCGCTTCAAGTTCCAGTTCGGCGAGTGCGGCAAGCGTGACGGCCAGCTGCTCTACCCGAACCGGGTGGCGGTGGTGCGCACGTCCGGCGACATTATCGTGACCGAGCGGTCGCCGACGCACCAGATCCAGATCTACAACCAGTACGGCCAGTTCGTGCGCAAGTTCGGCGCGAACATTCTGCAGCATCCGCGCGGCGTCACCGTCGACAGCAAGGGCCGGATCGTGGTCGTCGAGTGCAAGGTGATGCGCGTCATCATCTTCGATCAGTCGGGCAACGTGCTGCAGAAGTTTGGCTGCAGCAAGCACCTGGAGTTCCCGAACGGCGTCGTCGTCAACGACAAGCAGGAGATCTTCATCAGCGACAACCGGGCGCACTGCGTGAAGGTGTTCAACTACGAGGGCCAGTTCCTGCGCCAGATCGGCGGCGAGGGCGTCACCAACTATCCGATCGGCGTCGGCATCAACGCCAGCGGTGAGATTCTGATCGCGGACAATCACAACAACTTCAACCTGACCATCTTCACGCAGGACGGACAGCTGGTGTCCGCGCTCGAGAGCAAGGTCAAGCACGCCCAGTGCTTCGACGTGGCGCTCATGGACGACGGTAGTGTGGTGCTGGCGAGCAAGGACTACCGGCTCTACATCTACCGATACGTGCAGGTTCCTCCGATCGGTCTGTAAGCGCATCGGCCCAACCCCGTGTGCCCCGGCGTCAACGACGGTGGTGGTCTTCCAGTTGGTAGAACGCGCGTGCGACAATGTGGCCTCCCAAGATAGTACTGTAAATACGTATGCCCCATCTCCACATAATCCCGTGCATGGTTGCTGCACACAAAAGTTGTACAGCGCTCGCGCCGTCTCTTGCAGCGCAGGGTGTTCAATATCCCGAACCAACGTCCCGATACAATCATCTTTCGAACGAGAGCTAGGGGAGTCGCCGGGACTTTTTCTTGTGATAGTGCCACACAACGTCTAAACCCCCCCAGTCACTAAAGCAGCGCCGGAGGACCACAAACCGCGTAGAGGAAGTGAAGTGTGTACACCGCAGTGTCACTTCCCAGAGGGATTAAACACTCTGGCGAAAGATTTATAAAAAGCAAACATGGATGAATGAATGAAGTGCAGAGAACAAGAAAGTGAAACAAGGACGACGCAGCCAAACCAACATTTTTGATGGGACCTATGTGCATatacatatgtgtgtgtgtatatatatgtatgtgtgtgtatgtgtgtgtgcatgctaGTGTGTTTACGTAACCGTAAGGAGTTCCACGCAAATGCTCAGAAGGATATGCATCGAACAATCAGACTTGAACTGAATCAAACAGGTAAATAAATGCGACTTCTAGTCTTTTCCCTAATGTTAAGTTGAGAATGCAAAAAGCTAGTATAGGAGgaaggaattttattttagatgCTTTTATTCGTTGAACGATCAGCAATTATAGTATTAGTAATTACCCGCGTGCCGTAgacgaaattaaaaaagacTTTACTGAATTTTCTTTGTGTCCATGTCATCACTGTTGATGAAAGTTGCTGATGATTTACTATCAATATTGCACTCACaagaatatgtttaaaaaagaagattTACTTCCCTCTGATGAGACTAAGATTAGTTCAGAAATTTCCATAGTCAAACGAAGTTGTAATTTAGCTTTCCTCGAGATATTTTGAGTTGGTTGGTAAAAGGCTAGCTAGGAGGCAATGCATTGCTTAAGCTGAAATACAATTAATTAAttcggtttttcgttttcgtttgttaacATTTTCAGATCtccaaaacaaatcgaaaaaaaacaaacagtcaaCCCCGTAAACGAAAAGATTGTTTTAGTGACATTACATTTAAGGTTCTTATTCTCGAGCATAAGAAGAACAGTGTGTAAAGTATGTGACTGGTAGAAACGTGCACGAACGCAGAGACGACGATCGCGTCCTGATTAAACGGTGACCGATCGTGAATGCGTGCACGTGTGCTTCCTATTAGCGAAAAGATTGTTGTTGACATATCGAATTTAGCACAAACTTTGTGTGCCAGCTGTGCTGCTGCTACAACCACGGAGTAGGAGGAGAAGGACACGGCACACGACGGCCATCAAACGGGCCCGATGCAGAGGCACGAGGGAAGATGGGACGATCCTCCAGAAGGCTCCCAAAGTCACGCCCGATTTTTGCTGCCACGCAGAGACACGCATCAACATCAGCGGAAGCAGCAGAAAGTGGTGCAGCATTGGGACCCATCGTCCTTTATGTGCAGGATGACGCTAGATTCAGGTGCTGTTGTGGATGTGCTGGGCTCACACAGACCCCCtaaacacacacgtacaccacACCCGACAGTGAAGAGAGGAAGAGGAGGGTCACGTAAGGGTCTTGCGTAGGATCCGGCAAGtaagatgtttgtttttcctgttgATTAGATCCCACCCAAACCCCACCACCATCATGCAGGATGCCGTAgcgaatgttttctttttcgatacGAGTACGAACTActtttaagttttgtttgttttctttttttaatgactattattatttttattattatcgttACGATCCGTGACTGTGTGCGACACACAAAGTTTGAAGGCGgtttgacgaaaaaaaaaattgtaaagcTGTAATAAGTGAACGTTGCGCCGCGTTGTACCGCTTCCTTGCAGTGAAGCACGAATACAGGGCGAGGATCGAACGCGCAACGCTGCACCACACCCCTGTGTATAGGCTCAGAACACTTACCCATCCACCCACCAGCCCCCCACAAACACTCCCCCACAcgcccacatacacacaaatcaGTTCAAACAGAAAGCAGCCTAGGATAAGTTGCTCGAAGAAAAGCGACCTGTTGTAGAAGATAGACACCGGTAAACGATAGACTGAGCTGAAACCTGGTGGTCCAGAGCACAAGTTCGATTGAAGAGCAGCgaaagtgtgtatgtgtgtatgtgtgtatgtgtgaccATGCGGGTCTGCGTGGGTATGTAGGCTTTAACTTTAGCCCCCCGCACGTAAGCTTATTTCAATTTGACTGAATTGCCCCGCGCAGAAGactattgttgaaatgttttttagtCCTTGCTTATATCGTATTATATTAATATATATAGTCTCTCTAGTTTGACGTGTTCCTCGataaatgtgtttatttttaacctttAAAACTCACGGTGTctatgttggtttttttttcttctctatcACCCTCTTTTGCGGTGGGGAAGCCAACCCAACCTCCCCTCCGGTCGAGGGTGACAGGTAGAAGTAAAGCAATCGTACGTGGCAGATGAATCCACTTAGTGTTGTAATTATTCTTCCGAGTCTGTAAGGAGGAAGAAATAGCGAAAGCGAAATCTTCGTCATTTCCCGTTTCATTTCGTTAGaagataaagaagaaaaaagagaagcaaCTTTACAATTGCGATCAAGATGCAAAAGCTATGACAAATAATTGATTACACAATTGAATATCGTTACTGGCGGAGTAGCAATTAGAAGATAGTTTTCGTCTTATCGTGTTCCGGAGCGAAATGTAAAGTGGGGTGTCCCAAAAGCAAACATCAACTTAAAGCGGGCCGCTTCTATACAGATAGGAGCTTCTTCCTTTCATTCTAACATCAAGAGACTTAAACAAAGATAAAAATTGACCAAAATTACTTCTAGGAATTATTCCAGCAAAGTTGAACTTAACCACTATTAAGTatactatgtttttttttatttgttggatGTGCTAATTTGTATTTGTTCTAGCTTTTCATAGTTGcgcttgaagaaaaaacaacgaaatctCCAACAGCAActtttgaaaacatgttttatacGATCATCGCCCTGTTTGGTTGGCTTATAAGAAAGGGAAGATAACCTGAAACATACGGGCGTAAACGAAATGCAAACTTCGAACTTTCAActggtatgttttatttttgttttgattaaattaattgaacgtggtttgaacaaaacaaaagccaaaACTTTCATCTGGCAGAAAACGCGGATATACACTAAGAAATTGAACTTCATCCTCCCTCACCCCTCCAAGCGGTCGAGGCTCGATTGGAAATGAACTTAAACGAATTGATTGCTTGCGAAACAAAACTAGAACAAACTAGCTGAAAACGGTGGATCAACATTGAACTCGTAACTTACGACGTTAGTAgatatatttaaaatgaaatgtttagGTAAATTGTTAAATCGGTTTTTcctctttaaaaacaaaaacaaaaaacatacaaaagaaCCATTATTCGTCACTCGGGATCGGCGTCTTCTTAACACACCCACGTACCGTTACTAAGAGggaaattgtgtgtgtgtgaatgtgtgcacAGCATAGTTTTCCCTCGCTGTTATCTTTTCCTCGCTTGCACCGGGAAGCGACGTTTGCATTAAAGATAATGACACATACGATGGAAGAGGAGGGTATCTCAAAAACAATCTTAAAAAACAACTGCGTTGTGAAAAAACAGTTCTGGATAAGTCATCCAGAATATGTTATGCAAAACGGAACGAAGTAGATAAATGCACGTTATGAAGCGTGGATTTATAACAtcggtagtttttttttaaattaatgtttaGCTTTTATTTTGAACTTAAGTGCATTGTTTTATCCCATTCTAAGTCTATTATTTATAATGTTTGCTCTCTTTTTTGTAACTTAATCACTTGCACGTGTATCAGTACATTCGGTGTGCTCTCTGGCTGCCCCCCCTTTGTTACGGTTTGAGTACAACAAAGTGTATCAAGAATTCTCTCAAAGCTCGGAATCaagaaacaaatgtttcacaTTAACGGTCTGCACACAGCACCTCTGCTCTGCAACCAGAGTAATGCTAGCaaaggggtgttttttttaacctaaAAACTATCACAGCTCTAAACGACAAACCGTTGTGTACGGTTTTGTTTGGTGTACCaccaaataaaacgaaaacgagTAGCTCAAGCGAAATTGTATTCGTATAGTATATCGTAATTCTACGTCAGATAAGATCATATTTAATTCGACCACTCCTATTCAGATACTATGCAGTATTAATGTACGATTTTTTCTCCTCGTTTTGtcttcaaaatattgtcagtTTACGGTACTTCTCTTGTATTACATTTTTTGACCTGTTGTTTTTGTGTAGgattgaagaaaaagaaccacATACGCTTGTCGAATGTTCGTTTGTTACGTtatatatacatatttttttttatcttttcgtgTGCTTAATTCAGTATTTTTTATACACATTACACATCTAGTTATTAGTGTAAGATACGCCACAGCCACTTCCCAGACCTATATTTTATCGGAAAAATAATGATATACATTGTAAGGAACCTCTCGCTACGCTGCGGGCAAGTGctgttttcatgtttgtttttttctctgtaaTTTTCATGGTCTTACATATCCTCCGGTAGAGTATTTgtgttagttttatttgtcTAGCATTTCAACTGTATTATGTTTTAGCGAACCAGACGTCTACTTATTGCATTTAAAAACGGAATGTATCGATGAAAGAATCGTATCCTTTCTCTTTTATAAGATATTTGTACGTAGGAATTGTATAACGGAAGTTTGTTGGTTATGTTGATCtttgtgttgttaaattattatgcttaagtttttgagtttgacGAGTTTGCTTATATAGTGTGCAGGATCGTGCGCTCTAGGAAACTTTACATCTCCGCACCGCACCGCAAACGATGTGCAGATGCATTTcagattttcttttgataaaaaaaaatcgcaaacGCAAATCATACAAA encodes:
- the LOC131289813 gene encoding brain tumor protein, yielding MASSPTPSLDSLPGASNSIGSFGEPADYLSDSPLTTLSGGSGTTSGSSPPASDSAICDDFATSSSIESAQSNNGSSESLFPRCTGCKSKQSDAVAKCIDCVNFLCANCVTAHQFMHCFDGHSVFRIAGTGGSGGGPLGPIVSLGLPLGGSMSTNGNAPTTPTLGGLLGGSGLEGPPGLLASSILNGTDGGKMLNGGGGFESSHPRLSSLNLTIKDDACSLVKSIMNNVITPPTSNGTGGGGGGGIGAPGSGNGGCGGSSSSTSSTSSNSSSNGSNGSSSLLNHLNSQLSNVMQPTSMLGSTELLLSNGLGGGGGLGGLLGGNGGTGSKTNYFCKRHQSELLKFFCRTCNVPVCKDCMLLEHPSGVHECEHNSDTTPKQIESLLHTVSEVRAKAQELRSLIKNVEHSSQRIQLQYHKAQNEINDTHQFYRSMVDERKAELQKELESFYNAKSMSQSVLLNRSQDQVDKVLQSCEFVERLTKCAGLSELNMLRKFLENKRLLFPAISNDLQASYELEFVSNYQAIQIGVRNTYGYIRANSDLTSTTTKQPPIARPTSTTNGGGGSLIGGNRSSSPSNSSTGSLNLLHHHHHSNGGGSNLLMNGGGPHLLDHHQHQQQQQHHQQHQQQQQHQRSYGGAGSAVNGHSNNGVGLSTSPLSLVNGLGGAFDTTSTIISKRFNSANSLGPFVGDAGPLGQPIGNPYEKWSNGGTGTDLFNNLADQYTIPLNPIGGGGGGGGGGGGGGGGGGGGGSGQQDSSTAAAMIDLSAKLMSTTMFPPKSQIKRQKMIYHCKFGEFGVMEGQFTEPSGVAVNAQNDIIVADTNNHRIQIFDKEGRFKFQFGECGKRDGQLLYPNRVAVVRTSGDIIVTERSPTHQIQIYNQYGQFVRKFGANILQHPRGVTVDSKGRIVVVECKVMRVIIFDQSGNVLQKFGCSKHLEFPNGVVVNDKQEIFISDNRAHCVKVFNYEGQFLRQIGGEGVTNYPIGVGINASGEILIADNHNNFNLTIFTQDGQLVSALESKVKHAQCFDVALMDDGSVVLASKDYRLYIYRYVQVPPIGL